The Aethina tumida isolate Nest 87 chromosome 6, icAetTumi1.1, whole genome shotgun sequence genome has a segment encoding these proteins:
- the LOC109597883 gene encoding cAMP and cAMP-inhibited cGMP 3',5'-cyclic phosphodiesterase 10A isoform X1, which translates to MARESKVDMGMDFDPQNKAARKIIAPYVKILRKRAKIVEDREVVKKPLLRKPEKPLDEDLFADLKAFLSDFIDIPVVMHQSAEILKLVTKSTAITLYMVDESLNEIYLVPKAIYSDRHKVNWKIQPGSTIAAYVAYKKEYVLLEDIFNDDRFPNGLGLNNDMAKSVLAVPVLTPEGDCFGVLEMYRDVFSTAYEIKDLSIAIVVCGWMGAAIHQNRERVALHKQKRINDCLLDLIKCFFTSDLPLAKMIGEIMKLAKASIQAQKGSFYVIDSTSPDLVADVFEEGIEDDGMYKKNVKVKLMKDRSIAGLVARQRITVKLNDMYKNKSNKEIDDRTGFITRCIMSTPIISGQDVIGVVQVVNKSDPYEHFTRTDENLFKVISVYCALALHFDKLRVSVTKHEHFNMCYVDMLVRHMRPCIHDTKFLEEHMDIDFPPDFNRFFWYIPENLLQYMPQYCIFMFREIIGEEFLDMQVLMRFVLTVRKMYRNNPYHNFEHGFTVTHCMYNMLIRNKGIFSQIENSALMIAALCHDIDHRGLTNNFLKLTGDNLALLYEESIMENHHIQVTMMILNDCPILIDLSENDRQVLLREIKDNILATDLVQFFKVKSKLSNLLHEFDFSDEEHRQLLRTVMMTGADLSGNAKPFLVAKVVMQNLYKEFYHQGDMEKELGLRPLSTMDRDRESQIPDDQVYFQSVLVLPCYYILKVLLPSTMPLYVDAYKLKDCWAEIIEMKGSKHWRQFESVVSKRISD; encoded by the exons atggctAGAGAGTCGAAAGTGGACATGGGAATGGACTTTGATCCACAAAATAAGGCTGCGAGGAAGATCATAGCGCCTTACGTAAAAATATTGAG AAAACGTGCTAAAATAGTGGAAGACAGAGAGGTAGTAAAGAAGCCATTACTACGAAAACCAGAAAAACCACTCGACGAAGATTTATTTGCTGACCTAAAAGCCTTCCTTTCCGACTTTATTGACATCCCAGTTGTTATGCATCAATCTGCTGAAATATTAAAGCTCGTCACCAAGTCCACAG CTATAACTTTGTATATGGTGGATGAATCCTTAAATGAGATCTATTTAGTACCGAAAGCAATATATAGCGACCGTCATAAAGTCAACTGGAAGATCCAACCTGGATCTACCATTGCAGCCTATGTTGCTTACAAAAAAGAATACGTTCTTCTCGAAGACATCTTCAACGACGATCGGTTTCCTAACGGACTAGG CCTCAACAACGACATGGCCAAATCAGTCTTGGCCGTACCAGTTTTGACACCAGAAGGTGACTGCTTCGGTGTCCTGGAGATGTACAGGGACGTGTTCTCAACCGCTTACGAAATTAAAGATCTGAGCATTGCCATTGTGGTGTGCGGCTGGATGGGGGCGGCCATCCACCAAAACAGGGAGCGGGTGGCGTTGCACAAGCAAAAGCGCATCAACGATTGCCTACTAG ATTTGATTAAGTGTTTCTTCACGAGCGATTTACCGTTGGCGAAGATGATTGGGGAGATAATGAAGCTGGCGAAAGCTTCGATTCAAGCACAGAAAGGTAGTTTCTATGTTATCGATTCGACTTCGCCGGATTTGGTGGCTGATGTGTTCGAAGAAGGTATTGAAGATGATGGGATGTACAAGAAGAACGTTAAGGTGAAACTGATGAAGGATAGATCGATTGCTGGCTTGGTAGCTCGTCAGAGGATCACGGTGAAACTAAATgacatgtataaaaataaaagtaacaaaGAAATCGATGACAGGACTGGTTTCATCACCAGATGCATCATGTCCACTCCAATAATAAGCGGGCAAGATGTTATTGGAGTG GTGCAAGTAGTGAACAAATCAGACCCGTACGAACACTTCACGCGAACAGACGAAAACCTTTTCAAAGTTATTTCAGTGTATTGCGCCTTGGCGTTGCATTTCGATAAGCTTCGAGTCAGCGTGACCAAACACGAGCACTTCAACATGTGTTACGTCGACATGCTGGTGAGACACATGAGGCCCTGCATCCACGACACTAAGTTCTTGGAGGAACACATGGACATCGATTTTCCGCCGGATTTCAACAGGTTTTTCTGGTACATTCCGGAGAATCTGCTTCAGTATATGCCCCAGTACTGCATTTTTATGTTTCGAGAAATTATCGGGGAGGAGTTTTTGGATATGCAAGTGCTGATGAGGTTCGTTTTGACCGTGAGGAAGATGTACAGGAACAACCCTTACCACAACTTCGAACACGGTTTCACCGTCACCCATTGCATGTACAACATGTTGATCAGGAACAAAGGGATATTTTCGCAGATCGAAAACTCCGCCCTGATGATTGCTGCGTTGTGTCACGACATAGATCACAGAGGGTTGACCAATAACTTCTTGAAGCTGACTGGAGACAATTTGGCGTTGCTGTACGAGGAGTCGATCATGGAGAATCATCATATACAGGTTACCATGATGATTCTGAACGACTGTCCCATATTGATTGACTTGAGTGAAAATGATCGCCAGGTGCTCCTGCGAGAAATTAAGGATAACATCCTCGCTACCGATTTAGTGCAGTTCTTTAAGGTCAAAAGCAA GTTATCAAACTTGTTGCACGagtttgatttcagtgacgaAGAACACCGACAGTTACTAAGAACTGTTATGATGACTGGTGCTGACTTATCAGGAAATGCTAAACCTTTCCTGGTGGCGAAAGTGGTAATGCAAAATTTGTACAAGGAGTTTTATCATCAGGGCGACATGGAAAAAGAATTGGGACTTAGACCTTTGTCAACAATGGATCGTGATCGAGAATCACAAATTCCTGACGACCAAGTATATTTCCAAAGTGTTCTCGTTCTTCCTTGTTACTACATATTGAA GGTTTTATTGCCTTCTACGATGCCTTTGTATGTAGATGCTTATAAATTGAAGGACTGTTGGGCTGAGATTATAGAGATGAAGGGTTCCAAACATTGGAGACAGTTTGAATCTGTTGTGAGCAAACGAATTAGTGACTGA
- the LOC109607955 gene encoding odorant receptor coreceptor isoform X1 codes for MMKFKVAGLVADLMPNIRLMQGAGHFMLNYHADNSGALHTLRLGYCCVHLVLMLFQYGTILGNLVVDREDVNELAANTITTLFFAHCITKFIYFALRSKLFYRTLGIWNQANSHPIFLESNNRYHALALKKMRRLLVIIVCATLFSGIAWTAITFVGDSVKSKKDPENENETITVEIPRLLIKSWYPWDAMSGTAYYATLVFQVYYVFFALAQANLLDSLFCSWLIFACEQLQHLKEIMKPLMELSATLDTYVPKSADLFRAPSANNDIMENGNPTPSRSSKNLCEFVPEYNDKNEDLNLKGIYSTRQELGGHFRSGALQTFGQGGGGVGPNGLTKKQELMVRSAIKYWVERHKHVVRLVTAIGDAYGVALLLHMLTSTVMLTLLAYQATKIDGVNTYAASTLGYLLYALGQVFHFCIFGNRLIEESSSVMEAAYSCHWYDGSEEAKTFVQIVCQQCQKAMSISGAKFFTISLDLFASVLGAVVTYFMVLVQLK; via the exons ATGATGAAATTTAAGGTAGCCGGCCTTGTGGCCGACCTGATGCCCAACATCAGGTTGATGCAGGGTGCAGGTCACTTCATGCTAAATTACCACGCTGATAATTCAGGTGCCTTGCACACTCTTCGATTGGGCTACTGTTGCGTGCATCTTGTCTTGATGCTGTTCCAATATGG aacaattttggGTAATCTGGTCGTGGACAGGGAAGACGTCAACGAACTCGCCGCCAACACCATCACCACCTTGTTTTTTGCTCATTGTATCACCAAGTTCATTTATTTTGCACTTAGGTCTAAACTGTTTTATAG AACTTTAGGAATTTGGAACCAGGCGAACAGCCATCCAATTTTCCTGGAGTCGAACAACAGGTACCATGCCTTAGCCTTGAAAAAAATGCGGAGGCTTCTTGTAATCATTGTCTGTGCCACCCTTTTTAGTGGAATTG CTTGGACAGCCATAACTTTCGTAGGAGACAGTGTGAAGTCAAAAAAAGATCCGGAAAACGAGAACGAAACGATAACGGTGGAAATACCGAGGCTTCTGATCAAATCATGGTACCCCTGGGACGCCATGTCCGGCACGGCCTACTACGCAACCCTGGTGTTCCAGGTTTACTACGTCTTTTTCGCTTTGGCCCAGGCGAATCTCCTTGACAGCTTGTTCTGTTCCTGGTTGATCTTCGCTTGCGAACAACTCCAACACTTGAAGGAAATCATGAAGCCACTCATG GAACTAAGTGCCACTTTGGACACCTACGTCCCGAAAAGCGCTGACCTTTTCCGTGCCCCAAGTGCCAACAATGACATAATGGAAAACGGTAATCCTACTCCTTCTCGTTCGTCAAAAAACTTATGTGAATTTGTTCCAGAATACAACGACAAAAACGAAGACCTAAACCTCAAAGGAATCTACAGTACAAGGCAAGAATTGGGAGGTCATTTTAGGTCTGGCGCCCTCCAAACCTTCGGTCAGGGCGGCGGAGGAGTGGGTCCGAACGGGCTGACCAAAAAACAAGAGCTGATGGTTCGATCAGCCATTAAATATTGGGTGGAACGACACAAACACGTCGTCAG ACTTGTAACGGCAATAGGGGACGCCTATGGAGTGGCTCTTCTCCTCCACATGTTAACATCCACTGTCATGCTCACCCTGTTGGCCTACCAAGCTACAAAA atcgACGGCGTTAACACTTACGCAGCATCGACACTGGGATATCTGCTTTACGCCCTTGGACAAGTTTTCCACTTCTGCATCTTCGGCAACCGGCTGATCGAAGAG AGTTCTTCGGTGATGGAGGCGGCGTACAGTTGTCACTGGTACGACGGCTCAGAGGAGGCGAAGACTTTCGTGCAGATCGTGTGCCAACAGTGCCAGAAGGCTATGTCAATTTCTGGAGCGAAGTTCTTCACAATTTCCTTGGATTTGTTCGCTTCT GTACTTGGTGCCGTTGTGACCTACTTCATGGTGTTGGTACAATTGAAATAA
- the LOC109597882 gene encoding uncharacterized protein LOC109597882 encodes MYTFSFVLLTCIAAGLSASAGPASYNCYEEGAFRYMDSTCRTFYTCTLHNSVLVKTNWTCSERELFNPTLGRCQSNQEAVCIDNMCENQYKNAQILDPNHEDCNSYVQCLGITSFYPVVQRCPVGQFFVGQGCGDKELAVC; translated from the exons ATGTACACCTTCAGCTTCGTTCTCTTG ACTTGCATCGCAGCTGGTCTCTCAGCTTCAGCGGGCCCTGCAAGCTACAACTGCTACGAAGAAGGTGCCTTCAGATACATGGACTCGACTTGCAGGACTTTCTACACTTGTACCTTACACAATTCGGTGCTGGTCAAGACCAATTGGACCTGCTCCGAAAGGGAATTGTTCAATCCGACTTTGGGAAGGTGCCAGAGCAACCAGGAGGCAGTTTGCATAGACAACATGTGTGAGAATCAGTACAAAAATGCCCAGATCTTAGATCCCAATCATGAGGACTGTAACAGCTACGTTCAATGCTTGGGGATCACTTCTTTTTACCCTGTGGTGCAGAGGTGCCCGGTTGGTCAATTCTTTGTTGGGCAAGGATGCGGTGACAAGGAGTTGGCAGTCTGCTAA
- the LOC109607955 gene encoding odorant receptor coreceptor isoform X2: MMKFKVAGLVADLMPNIRLMQGAGHFMLNYHADNSGALHTLRLGYCCVHLVLMLFQYGTILGNLVVDREDVNELAANTITTLFFAHCITKFIYFALRSKLFYRTLGIWNQANSHPIFLESNNRYHALALKKMRRLLVIIVCATLFSGIAWTAITFVGDSVKSKKDPENENETITVEIPRLLIKSWYPWDAMSGTAYYATLVFQVYYVFFALAQANLLDSLFCSWLIFACEQLQHLKEIMKPLMELSATLDTYVPKSADLFRAPSANNDIMENEYNDKNEDLNLKGIYSTRQELGGHFRSGALQTFGQGGGGVGPNGLTKKQELMVRSAIKYWVERHKHVVRLVTAIGDAYGVALLLHMLTSTVMLTLLAYQATKIDGVNTYAASTLGYLLYALGQVFHFCIFGNRLIEESSSVMEAAYSCHWYDGSEEAKTFVQIVCQQCQKAMSISGAKFFTISLDLFASVLGAVVTYFMVLVQLK; this comes from the exons ATGATGAAATTTAAGGTAGCCGGCCTTGTGGCCGACCTGATGCCCAACATCAGGTTGATGCAGGGTGCAGGTCACTTCATGCTAAATTACCACGCTGATAATTCAGGTGCCTTGCACACTCTTCGATTGGGCTACTGTTGCGTGCATCTTGTCTTGATGCTGTTCCAATATGG aacaattttggGTAATCTGGTCGTGGACAGGGAAGACGTCAACGAACTCGCCGCCAACACCATCACCACCTTGTTTTTTGCTCATTGTATCACCAAGTTCATTTATTTTGCACTTAGGTCTAAACTGTTTTATAG AACTTTAGGAATTTGGAACCAGGCGAACAGCCATCCAATTTTCCTGGAGTCGAACAACAGGTACCATGCCTTAGCCTTGAAAAAAATGCGGAGGCTTCTTGTAATCATTGTCTGTGCCACCCTTTTTAGTGGAATTG CTTGGACAGCCATAACTTTCGTAGGAGACAGTGTGAAGTCAAAAAAAGATCCGGAAAACGAGAACGAAACGATAACGGTGGAAATACCGAGGCTTCTGATCAAATCATGGTACCCCTGGGACGCCATGTCCGGCACGGCCTACTACGCAACCCTGGTGTTCCAGGTTTACTACGTCTTTTTCGCTTTGGCCCAGGCGAATCTCCTTGACAGCTTGTTCTGTTCCTGGTTGATCTTCGCTTGCGAACAACTCCAACACTTGAAGGAAATCATGAAGCCACTCATG GAACTAAGTGCCACTTTGGACACCTACGTCCCGAAAAGCGCTGACCTTTTCCGTGCCCCAAGTGCCAACAATGACATAATGGAAAACG AATACAACGACAAAAACGAAGACCTAAACCTCAAAGGAATCTACAGTACAAGGCAAGAATTGGGAGGTCATTTTAGGTCTGGCGCCCTCCAAACCTTCGGTCAGGGCGGCGGAGGAGTGGGTCCGAACGGGCTGACCAAAAAACAAGAGCTGATGGTTCGATCAGCCATTAAATATTGGGTGGAACGACACAAACACGTCGTCAG ACTTGTAACGGCAATAGGGGACGCCTATGGAGTGGCTCTTCTCCTCCACATGTTAACATCCACTGTCATGCTCACCCTGTTGGCCTACCAAGCTACAAAA atcgACGGCGTTAACACTTACGCAGCATCGACACTGGGATATCTGCTTTACGCCCTTGGACAAGTTTTCCACTTCTGCATCTTCGGCAACCGGCTGATCGAAGAG AGTTCTTCGGTGATGGAGGCGGCGTACAGTTGTCACTGGTACGACGGCTCAGAGGAGGCGAAGACTTTCGTGCAGATCGTGTGCCAACAGTGCCAGAAGGCTATGTCAATTTCTGGAGCGAAGTTCTTCACAATTTCCTTGGATTTGTTCGCTTCT GTACTTGGTGCCGTTGTGACCTACTTCATGGTGTTGGTACAATTGAAATAA
- the LOC109597883 gene encoding cAMP and cAMP-inhibited cGMP 3',5'-cyclic phosphodiesterase 10A isoform X2, protein MHQSAEILKLVTKSTAITLYMVDESLNEIYLVPKAIYSDRHKVNWKIQPGSTIAAYVAYKKEYVLLEDIFNDDRFPNGLGLNNDMAKSVLAVPVLTPEGDCFGVLEMYRDVFSTAYEIKDLSIAIVVCGWMGAAIHQNRERVALHKQKRINDCLLDLIKCFFTSDLPLAKMIGEIMKLAKASIQAQKGSFYVIDSTSPDLVADVFEEGIEDDGMYKKNVKVKLMKDRSIAGLVARQRITVKLNDMYKNKSNKEIDDRTGFITRCIMSTPIISGQDVIGVVQVVNKSDPYEHFTRTDENLFKVISVYCALALHFDKLRVSVTKHEHFNMCYVDMLVRHMRPCIHDTKFLEEHMDIDFPPDFNRFFWYIPENLLQYMPQYCIFMFREIIGEEFLDMQVLMRFVLTVRKMYRNNPYHNFEHGFTVTHCMYNMLIRNKGIFSQIENSALMIAALCHDIDHRGLTNNFLKLTGDNLALLYEESIMENHHIQVTMMILNDCPILIDLSENDRQVLLREIKDNILATDLVQFFKVKSKLSNLLHEFDFSDEEHRQLLRTVMMTGADLSGNAKPFLVAKVVMQNLYKEFYHQGDMEKELGLRPLSTMDRDRESQIPDDQVYFQSVLVLPCYYILKVLLPSTMPLYVDAYKLKDCWAEIIEMKGSKHWRQFESVVSKRISD, encoded by the exons ATGCATCAATCTGCTGAAATATTAAAGCTCGTCACCAAGTCCACAG CTATAACTTTGTATATGGTGGATGAATCCTTAAATGAGATCTATTTAGTACCGAAAGCAATATATAGCGACCGTCATAAAGTCAACTGGAAGATCCAACCTGGATCTACCATTGCAGCCTATGTTGCTTACAAAAAAGAATACGTTCTTCTCGAAGACATCTTCAACGACGATCGGTTTCCTAACGGACTAGG CCTCAACAACGACATGGCCAAATCAGTCTTGGCCGTACCAGTTTTGACACCAGAAGGTGACTGCTTCGGTGTCCTGGAGATGTACAGGGACGTGTTCTCAACCGCTTACGAAATTAAAGATCTGAGCATTGCCATTGTGGTGTGCGGCTGGATGGGGGCGGCCATCCACCAAAACAGGGAGCGGGTGGCGTTGCACAAGCAAAAGCGCATCAACGATTGCCTACTAG ATTTGATTAAGTGTTTCTTCACGAGCGATTTACCGTTGGCGAAGATGATTGGGGAGATAATGAAGCTGGCGAAAGCTTCGATTCAAGCACAGAAAGGTAGTTTCTATGTTATCGATTCGACTTCGCCGGATTTGGTGGCTGATGTGTTCGAAGAAGGTATTGAAGATGATGGGATGTACAAGAAGAACGTTAAGGTGAAACTGATGAAGGATAGATCGATTGCTGGCTTGGTAGCTCGTCAGAGGATCACGGTGAAACTAAATgacatgtataaaaataaaagtaacaaaGAAATCGATGACAGGACTGGTTTCATCACCAGATGCATCATGTCCACTCCAATAATAAGCGGGCAAGATGTTATTGGAGTG GTGCAAGTAGTGAACAAATCAGACCCGTACGAACACTTCACGCGAACAGACGAAAACCTTTTCAAAGTTATTTCAGTGTATTGCGCCTTGGCGTTGCATTTCGATAAGCTTCGAGTCAGCGTGACCAAACACGAGCACTTCAACATGTGTTACGTCGACATGCTGGTGAGACACATGAGGCCCTGCATCCACGACACTAAGTTCTTGGAGGAACACATGGACATCGATTTTCCGCCGGATTTCAACAGGTTTTTCTGGTACATTCCGGAGAATCTGCTTCAGTATATGCCCCAGTACTGCATTTTTATGTTTCGAGAAATTATCGGGGAGGAGTTTTTGGATATGCAAGTGCTGATGAGGTTCGTTTTGACCGTGAGGAAGATGTACAGGAACAACCCTTACCACAACTTCGAACACGGTTTCACCGTCACCCATTGCATGTACAACATGTTGATCAGGAACAAAGGGATATTTTCGCAGATCGAAAACTCCGCCCTGATGATTGCTGCGTTGTGTCACGACATAGATCACAGAGGGTTGACCAATAACTTCTTGAAGCTGACTGGAGACAATTTGGCGTTGCTGTACGAGGAGTCGATCATGGAGAATCATCATATACAGGTTACCATGATGATTCTGAACGACTGTCCCATATTGATTGACTTGAGTGAAAATGATCGCCAGGTGCTCCTGCGAGAAATTAAGGATAACATCCTCGCTACCGATTTAGTGCAGTTCTTTAAGGTCAAAAGCAA GTTATCAAACTTGTTGCACGagtttgatttcagtgacgaAGAACACCGACAGTTACTAAGAACTGTTATGATGACTGGTGCTGACTTATCAGGAAATGCTAAACCTTTCCTGGTGGCGAAAGTGGTAATGCAAAATTTGTACAAGGAGTTTTATCATCAGGGCGACATGGAAAAAGAATTGGGACTTAGACCTTTGTCAACAATGGATCGTGATCGAGAATCACAAATTCCTGACGACCAAGTATATTTCCAAAGTGTTCTCGTTCTTCCTTGTTACTACATATTGAA GGTTTTATTGCCTTCTACGATGCCTTTGTATGTAGATGCTTATAAATTGAAGGACTGTTGGGCTGAGATTATAGAGATGAAGGGTTCCAAACATTGGAGACAGTTTGAATCTGTTGTGAGCAAACGAATTAGTGACTGA
- the LOC109597908 gene encoding aminomethyltransferase, mitochondrial has protein sequence MLPRSLIKTLKHSQILQRTFASDAKGEVTSFYDFHGENGGKIVNFGGFLLPVQYADLSIVNSHLHTRKNASLFDVSHMLQTEIKGKDCIQYLETVCTADIQGLSNNSASLTVFTNQNGGILDDLIVTKVADDHLYVVSNAAMKNQDKNHMLQALETHKKKNPSSNISIQFFEPLERGLLALQGPKAAEALQKLVEVDLSQLYFMNTTTGSVANVPNCRITRCGYTGEDGFEISMPAKDGVKIAKELLNNESVKLAGLGARDSLRLEAGLCLYGNDITPETTPIDAALTWLVAKRRRTTADFPGAETILKQIKEGSLRKRIGVVSESGPPARHGAAIVDETGKEVGKITSGCPAPSLGKNVAMGYVPTDLSKVGTKLSLKIREKLYPAVVSKMPFVKANYYNKPK, from the exons ATGTTGCCCCGCAGCCTCATCAAAACCCTCAAACACTCCCAAATATTACAAAGAACTTTTGCTAGTGATGCGAAGGGTGAAGTGACCAGTTTCTACGACTTTCATGGGGAAAACGGCGGCAAAATCGTCAATTTCGGGGGCTTTTTGCTGCCTGTTCAGTACGCCGACTTGAGCATCGTCAATTCGCATTTACATACCAGGAAAAATGCTTCTTTATTCGACGTTTCGCATATGCTGCAAACGGAAATCAAAG GCAAGGATTGTATCCAGTATTTGGAAACGGTTTGCACAGCAGACATACAAGGTTTGTCGAACAATTCGGCTTCGTTAACAGTGTTTACGAATCAAAACGGAGGCATTTTGGACGATTTAATCGTAACCAAAGTCGCAGACGATCACCTCTACGTAGTTTCAAACGCTGCAATGAAAAACCAGGACAAAAACCACATGTTGCAAGCTCTGGAGACGCACAAGAAGAAGAACCCTTCCTCCAACATTTCTATACAGTTCTTCGAACCGCTGGAAAGAGGGCTGTTGGCCCTGCAAGGTCCAAAAGCTGCTGAAGCTTTGCAAAAGCTCGTGGAAGTTGACCTTAGTCAACTGTACTTCATGAACACCACAACTGGTTCCGTTGCTAACGTTCCCAATTGCAG AATCACACGTTGCGGTTACACAGGAGAAGATGGCTTTGAAATTTCGATGCCGGCGAAGGACGGCGTCAAAATTGCTAAAGAACTTCTGAACAACGAAAGTGTGAAGCTGGCAGGACTGGGAGCAAGAGATTCGTTAAGGTTAGAGGCCGGACTATGTCTTTACGGCAACGACATCACTCCAGAAACGACCCCAATTGATGCAGCCTTAACTTGGTTGGTCGCCAAAAGGAGGAGGACGACTGCTGACTTCCCCGGTGCCGAAACTATTTTGAAGCAAATCAAAGAGGGCTCCTTAAGGAAGAGGATTGGAGTTGTTTCCGAATCGGGACCACCAGCACGACACG GTGCGGCCATTGTCGACGAAACTGGAAAGGAAGTGGGGAAAATTACTTCCGGATGTCCGGCCCCGAGTTTGGGAAAAAATGTTGCCATGGGTTACGTGCCAACTGATCTCAGCAAAGTGGGTACCAAGTTGAGCTTGAAGATTAGAGAAAAATTGTATCCCGCCGTTGTTAGCAAAATGCCTTTTGTTAAagctaattattataacaaacctaaataa